In one Pseudomonas tensinigenes genomic region, the following are encoded:
- a CDS encoding adenylosuccinate synthase, producing MGKNVVVLGTQWGDEGKGKIVDLLTEHAAAVVRYQGGHNAGHTLVIDGEKTVLHLIPSGVLREGVQCLIGNGVVVAPDALLREITKLEEKGVPVRERLRISPSCPLILSFHVALDQAREKARGELKIGTTGRGIGPAYEDKVARRGLRVGDLLNMPRFEDKLRELVDYHNFMLVGYYKEPAIEFEKTLAECKEYAELLKPLMLDVTAELHDLRRAGKDIMFEGAQGSLLDIDHGTYPYVTSSNTTAGGVATGSGVGPMFLDYILGITKAYTTRVGSGPFPTELFDEVGAHLAKQGHEFGATTGRARRCGWFDAVILRRAIDVNSISGICLTKLDVLDGLETINICVGYKDAEGNAVAPTDADSYVGLQPVYEEVPGWTESTVGAKTLEELPANARAYIKRVEELIGAPIDIISTGPDRNETIVLRHPFA from the coding sequence ATGGGTAAGAATGTCGTAGTCCTGGGCACCCAATGGGGTGATGAGGGCAAAGGCAAGATCGTTGATCTGCTGACCGAACATGCTGCCGCCGTAGTGCGCTACCAAGGTGGCCACAACGCTGGCCACACACTGGTGATCGACGGCGAGAAAACCGTCCTGCACCTGATCCCGTCGGGCGTGCTGCGCGAAGGCGTGCAGTGCCTGATCGGCAACGGCGTGGTGGTTGCACCTGACGCCCTGCTGCGCGAGATCACCAAGCTGGAAGAGAAAGGCGTACCGGTGCGTGAGCGTCTGCGTATCAGCCCGTCCTGCCCGCTGATCCTGTCCTTCCACGTGGCGCTGGACCAGGCCCGTGAAAAGGCCCGTGGCGAGCTGAAGATCGGTACCACCGGTCGCGGCATCGGCCCGGCGTACGAAGACAAGGTTGCTCGTCGTGGCCTGCGTGTTGGCGACCTGCTGAACATGCCGCGCTTCGAAGACAAGCTGCGTGAACTGGTGGATTACCACAACTTCATGCTGGTCGGTTACTACAAAGAGCCGGCCATCGAGTTCGAAAAGACCCTGGCCGAGTGCAAGGAATACGCTGAGCTGCTGAAGCCGCTGATGCTCGACGTGACTGCCGAGCTGCACGACCTGCGTCGCGCCGGCAAAGACATCATGTTCGAAGGCGCCCAGGGTTCGTTGCTCGACATCGACCACGGTACCTACCCGTACGTGACCAGCTCCAACACCACCGCCGGTGGCGTGGCCACTGGTTCGGGCGTTGGCCCGATGTTCCTCGACTACATCCTGGGCATCACCAAGGCTTACACCACTCGCGTCGGTTCGGGTCCATTCCCGACTGAGCTGTTCGACGAAGTCGGTGCACACCTGGCCAAGCAAGGTCACGAGTTCGGTGCGACCACCGGCCGTGCCCGTCGTTGCGGCTGGTTCGACGCCGTTATCCTGCGTCGCGCGATCGATGTGAACAGCATCTCGGGCATCTGCCTGACCAAGCTGGACGTACTCGACGGTCTGGAAACCATCAACATCTGCGTCGGCTACAAAGATGCCGAAGGCAATGCTGTTGCGCCGACCGACGCTGACAGCTACGTAGGCCTGCAGCCTGTGTACGAAGAAGTACCGGGCTGGACCGAATCGACCGTGGGCGCCAAGACCCTGGAAGAGCTGCCAGCTAACGCTCGTGCCTACATCAAGCGCGTTGAAGAGCTGATCGGCGCGCCGATCGACATTATTTCGACGGGCCCGGACCGCAACGAAACCATCGTTCTGCGTCATCCGTTTGCTTGA
- a CDS encoding ATP phosphoribosyltransferase regulatory subunit: MATVDRWLLPDGIEEVLPPEAARIEVARRQVLDLFQSWGYEFVVTPHIEYLESLLTGAGQDLDLRTFKVIDPQSGRQMGFRADITPQVARIDAHTLRREGPSRLCYAGSVLHAQPRALSSSRSPIQLGAELYGDASPSSDVEVISLMLAMLQLADVPDVHMDLGHVGIYRGLARAAGLSGEVEQQLFDALQRKAIDEVITLTEGLPADLSGMLRALVDLCGGREVLSAARERLANAPAPVLAALEDLLAIAERLSARFPELPLYFDLGELRGYHYHTGVVFAVFVPGVGQSIAQGGRYDDIGADFGRARPATGFSTDLKTLVTLGRAEIELPSGGIWMPDSTDAALWQQVCQLRSEGQRVVQALPGQPLAAARDADCDRQLIQQNGLWQVSPLAS; encoded by the coding sequence ATGGCAACGGTAGACCGCTGGCTGCTGCCAGATGGCATCGAAGAAGTACTGCCACCGGAAGCGGCGCGCATTGAAGTCGCGCGTCGTCAGGTGTTGGATCTGTTCCAGAGCTGGGGTTACGAGTTTGTCGTGACTCCCCATATCGAGTACCTGGAATCCCTGCTGACCGGCGCGGGCCAGGACCTGGATCTGCGTACCTTCAAGGTCATCGACCCGCAGTCGGGCCGGCAGATGGGTTTCCGTGCCGACATCACGCCGCAAGTGGCGCGCATCGATGCGCACACCCTGCGTCGCGAAGGCCCGAGCCGTCTGTGCTATGCCGGCAGCGTGCTGCACGCTCAGCCGCGTGCACTGTCGTCCTCGCGCAGCCCGATTCAGTTGGGCGCCGAGTTGTACGGCGATGCCAGCCCGAGCAGCGACGTTGAAGTGATCAGCCTGATGCTGGCCATGTTGCAACTGGCCGATGTGCCGGACGTGCACATGGACCTCGGTCATGTCGGCATCTACCGTGGTCTGGCACGTGCCGCCGGTCTGTCCGGTGAAGTCGAGCAGCAGTTGTTCGATGCATTGCAACGCAAGGCCATCGACGAGGTCATTACCTTGACCGAAGGCTTGCCGGCCGACTTGTCCGGCATGCTGCGCGCGCTGGTCGACCTGTGTGGCGGCCGTGAAGTATTGAGCGCTGCCCGCGAGCGTCTGGCCAATGCGCCGGCGCCGGTTCTGGCGGCACTGGAAGACTTGCTGGCGATCGCCGAGCGTCTGTCGGCGCGCTTCCCGGAGCTGCCGTTGTACTTCGATCTGGGCGAGCTGCGTGGCTACCACTACCACACCGGTGTGGTGTTTGCGGTGTTCGTACCGGGCGTTGGCCAGTCCATCGCTCAGGGCGGTCGTTACGACGACATCGGTGCCGACTTCGGTCGCGCCCGTCCAGCGACCGGCTTTTCCACCGATTTGAAAACCCTGGTGACCCTGGGGCGTGCTGAGATCGAGCTACCGTCTGGCGGTATCTGGATGCCTGACAGTACGGATGCGGCACTCTGGCAGCAGGTTTGCCAGTTGCGCAGTGAGGGTCAGCGTGTCGTTCAGGCTTTGCCTGGGCAACCTTTGGCCGCCGCCCGTGATGCGGACTGCGACCGGCAATTGATTCAGCAGAACGGGCTTTGGCAAGTATCGCCACTGGCTTCTTGA
- a CDS encoding methyl-accepting chemotaxis protein → MSAVLSLLQSRLLRPVFVTLGIALLVQVLVAVALTRSTVTALEADLAVRLGADSQKLSGELEQAGREVTSSLDALSASTRQRLTAGLSSRLKDEQAQLRATLEKDLKDSANDMAQLLASVAPRAMWDSDVPTLSEFARRAQRNPNVLFVVYDDATGQHLTRYLNRENPINKALLEKGQGERALDKVLDAAKNDPSVYYLEASINPNGVEIGKVLMGVSTASVETDLAALDKRFSALIASSDQLVGDSLKGAAADSAKAMQSRLQSAQSTATEMKSNTANTVQEAAATLRWRIGMGLALVGCGVLLLLAVVLGHRVVNRLKMLNAAMDDLAAGEGDLTKRVQINSKDEIGDMASAVNRFVDKLQPIVREAGDVAQRTGVEIGAMTLRNAGADAAAGMQRDEVAESLRALSQMADEAQSESHAMQAALKQVVDIRQATDENTRTSAKVGSLIEALAGQVDTGAKVIERLAQQSEQIEVVLTVIHGIAEQTNLLALNAAIEAARAGETGRGFAVVADEVRALASKTQSSTGDIQAHIVALQQGAREAVEAIGQAGRQASEGLLVLRDSARLQQSVQASVEQVHAAIGLATQAAAHQAQGAQAVRGRVETIHAQAEKAAQAVVETTASGKVLDGLAAQLKASLGQFRA, encoded by the coding sequence GTGTCGGCCGTTCTCTCACTGTTACAAAGCCGTTTGTTGCGTCCCGTGTTCGTTACCCTTGGTATCGCCCTTTTGGTGCAGGTGTTGGTGGCCGTTGCCCTGACGCGGAGCACCGTCACGGCGCTGGAAGCTGATCTGGCGGTGCGTCTGGGTGCCGACAGCCAGAAACTCTCCGGCGAGCTGGAGCAGGCCGGGCGTGAAGTCACCTCAAGCCTCGATGCTTTGTCAGCCAGCACCCGTCAGCGGCTTACCGCCGGCCTGTCTTCGCGCCTGAAGGATGAGCAGGCGCAATTGCGTGCGACGCTGGAAAAGGATCTGAAAGATTCGGCCAATGACATGGCGCAGTTACTGGCCTCCGTCGCCCCGCGTGCCATGTGGGACAGCGACGTACCGACCCTGTCCGAATTCGCCCGCCGTGCCCAGCGTAATCCCAACGTGCTGTTCGTGGTCTACGACGACGCCACCGGCCAGCACCTGACCCGTTATCTCAACCGCGAAAACCCGATCAACAAGGCTTTGCTGGAAAAAGGCCAGGGTGAGCGTGCGCTGGATAAAGTGCTGGATGCAGCGAAGAACGATCCGTCGGTCTACTACCTTGAAGCCTCGATCAATCCCAACGGCGTGGAAATCGGCAAGGTGCTGATGGGTGTCTCCACAGCCTCGGTGGAAACCGATCTGGCGGCACTGGACAAGCGCTTCTCGGCGCTGATCGCCAGCAGTGATCAGTTGGTCGGCGACAGTCTCAAGGGCGCAGCAGCAGACAGCGCCAAAGCCATGCAGTCGCGCCTGCAGTCGGCGCAGTCCACTGCGACCGAGATGAAATCCAATACCGCCAATACCGTTCAGGAAGCAGCGGCAACCTTGCGCTGGCGGATCGGCATGGGCCTGGCGCTGGTCGGCTGTGGTGTGCTGCTATTGCTGGCAGTCGTGCTCGGCCATCGCGTGGTCAATCGCCTGAAGATGCTCAATGCGGCGATGGATGATCTGGCTGCGGGCGAGGGCGATCTGACCAAGCGAGTACAGATCAACAGCAAGGACGAAATCGGCGACATGGCTTCGGCGGTCAATCGCTTTGTGGATAAGTTGCAGCCGATCGTGCGCGAGGCGGGTGATGTCGCGCAACGCACCGGTGTGGAAATCGGCGCGATGACGTTGCGCAATGCCGGTGCGGATGCGGCAGCAGGTATGCAGCGTGATGAAGTAGCGGAGAGCCTGCGCGCGTTATCGCAGATGGCCGATGAGGCACAATCGGAAAGCCACGCGATGCAGGCGGCGTTGAAGCAAGTGGTCGATATTCGTCAGGCTACCGATGAAAACACTCGCACCTCTGCCAAGGTCGGCAGCTTGATCGAAGCGCTGGCCGGACAGGTTGATACCGGAGCAAAAGTCATCGAGCGGCTGGCGCAGCAGAGCGAGCAGATTGAAGTGGTGCTGACGGTGATCCACGGGATCGCCGAGCAGACCAACTTGCTCGCGTTGAACGCCGCTATCGAGGCGGCACGTGCCGGCGAAACCGGGCGCGGCTTTGCGGTTGTGGCCGACGAGGTGCGGGCGCTGGCGAGCAAGACGCAAAGCTCCACCGGCGATATTCAGGCGCACATCGTCGCGTTGCAGCAGGGCGCGCGTGAGGCGGTCGAGGCGATCGGTCAGGCCGGGCGTCAGGCCAGCGAAGGCTTGCTAGTGTTGCGTGACAGTGCGCGCTTACAACAATCGGTGCAGGCCTCGGTCGAGCAGGTGCACGCGGCGATTGGTCTGGCAACTCAGGCAGCGGCGCATCAGGCGCAAGGTGCGCAGGCGGTGCGCGGGCGAGTCGAAACGATTCATGCACAGGCCGAGAAAGCGGCGCAGGCGGTGGTGGAAACCACGGCCAGTGGCAAGGTGCTGGATGGTTTGGCGGCGCAGCTGAAGGCGAGTCTGGGGCAGTTCAGGGCTTGA
- a CDS encoding ABC transporter permease, with product MAASLSAPAARGGYVPRRKRPSIWLVLPVLLLVVLSLLPLAYVGLKAWQAGWAEALHLLWRPYVFGLLRNTLALMVGVTLTCGVIGLSLAWLLERSNLPGRRLWGVILCLPFAVPAFVSSFTWVSLSAQFEGLGGAILVMSLSKYPLIFLPVAATLRNLDPSLEESARTLGQNRWGVFFRVTLPLLWPSLLAGSLLIALHMLVEFGALSIIGLQTFTTAIYQQFELEFSNANAAMLSAVLLALCLVLLWLELRVRGKGRHVRTGQGAARQAEQVRLGPWAAVGQLYCLMLAIVGSGIPLGMLAYWLAVGSSAAFPVAAITEALLSSLALSLGGAALCLVLAVPVGLLVVRYKGQLAIWAERLPYLLHALPGLVIALTLVYFALHYVPALYQTSGLLLIAYALLFLPLAQAPIRTALNKAAPQLEEAARTLGASSFTAFCRVTLPIIFPALGAAFALVFLDAMKELTATLLLSPTGLNTLATEVWAHTANVEFAAAAPYAALLILVSGLPVYLLTTRMYLSR from the coding sequence ATGGCCGCATCGTTATCCGCCCCCGCCGCGCGCGGGGGTTACGTGCCAAGGCGCAAACGGCCATCGATCTGGCTGGTGCTGCCGGTGTTGCTGCTGGTGGTACTGAGCCTGTTGCCGCTGGCCTATGTCGGGCTCAAAGCCTGGCAGGCCGGCTGGGCCGAGGCCTTGCACTTGCTGTGGCGCCCGTATGTGTTCGGCCTGCTGCGCAACACCTTGGCATTGATGGTTGGCGTAACCCTCACGTGCGGCGTGATCGGTCTGTCGCTGGCCTGGCTGCTGGAGCGCAGCAACTTGCCGGGGCGACGCCTGTGGGGCGTGATTCTGTGCCTGCCGTTCGCGGTGCCCGCGTTTGTCAGCAGCTTCACCTGGGTTTCTTTGAGTGCGCAGTTCGAAGGGCTTGGCGGGGCGATTCTGGTGATGAGCCTGTCGAAGTATCCGCTGATCTTTCTGCCAGTCGCCGCGACGCTGCGCAATCTCGATCCTTCTCTTGAAGAATCTGCCCGCACCCTCGGGCAGAATCGATGGGGCGTGTTTTTCCGTGTCACCCTGCCACTGCTCTGGCCGTCGCTGCTGGCAGGTTCGCTGCTGATTGCTTTGCACATGCTGGTGGAGTTCGGCGCACTGTCGATCATCGGCCTGCAAACTTTCACCACGGCGATCTATCAGCAATTCGAACTGGAATTCAGCAATGCAAACGCGGCGATGCTGTCGGCCGTATTGCTGGCGCTGTGCCTGGTGTTGCTGTGGCTGGAACTGCGCGTACGCGGCAAAGGCCGGCACGTGCGCACCGGGCAAGGCGCGGCGCGGCAGGCTGAACAGGTTCGACTCGGACCATGGGCAGCAGTCGGTCAGCTGTATTGCCTGATGCTGGCGATTGTCGGCAGCGGGATTCCACTGGGGATGCTGGCGTATTGGCTCGCGGTCGGTTCGTCGGCGGCTTTTCCGGTGGCGGCGATTACTGAAGCCCTGCTCTCGTCTTTGGCGCTTTCTCTTGGCGGTGCGGCATTGTGCCTGGTGCTGGCGGTGCCGGTCGGATTGTTGGTCGTGCGCTACAAAGGCCAACTGGCGATCTGGGCCGAACGCTTGCCATATCTGCTGCATGCACTGCCAGGATTGGTGATTGCGTTGACGCTGGTGTATTTCGCCCTGCATTACGTGCCAGCGCTGTACCAGACTTCGGGGTTGCTGCTGATCGCTTATGCGCTGCTGTTTCTGCCATTGGCGCAGGCGCCGATTCGCACGGCACTGAACAAGGCGGCACCGCAACTGGAAGAGGCTGCGCGGACGCTGGGCGCTTCGTCATTTACGGCGTTTTGCCGGGTGACGTTGCCGATCATCTTCCCGGCATTGGGCGCGGCGTTTGCACTGGTGTTTCTGGATGCGATGAAGGAATTGACGGCGACGCTACTGTTGAGTCCGACCGGGCTGAACACGTTGGCGACCGAAGTCTGGGCGCATACCGCGAATGTTGAGTTTGCGGCGGCGGCGCCTTATGCGGCGTTGTTGATTTTGGTATCGGGATTGCCGGTTTATTTGCTGACGACCCGGATGTATCTGAGCCGCTGA